The Xiphophorus hellerii strain 12219 chromosome 5, Xiphophorus_hellerii-4.1, whole genome shotgun sequence genome window below encodes:
- the LOC116719479 gene encoding uncharacterized protein LOC116719479 translates to MNQLHVALVVCFGVALWSRFSISTSVVQLTARPGENILLYCDCKRSSGVYIVWYKNSSHEDKPTLVLNVKTDFGTEKIFPRFKFLKNFTFDSYDLLIVHANNSDEGLYYCGTEETKVEKDKNKNMLQKTIHQYGNIITKITLDQTVCHSNITQTAEDCAACWKMLFSLCPALALLFVLISSATVCLIYQKAAKKAQENNRRLEMRRQTRETQDENVCYAALEIHRPSQRPKRKRKTQPSDFSTYSDLKTSAV, encoded by the exons ATGAACCAGCTACATGTCGCTCTGGTGGTTTGCTTCG GAGTTGCTTTATGGAGTCGTTTTTCCATTTCTACCTCAGTGGTGCAGTTGACTGCCAGACCTGGAGAAAACATTCTTCTCTACTGTGACTGCAAGAGGTCATCTGGAGTGTATATTGTTTGGTACAAGAATTCTTCACATGAAGACAAACCAACTCTTGTTCTAAATGTAAAGACTGATTTTGGAACAGAAAAGATATTTCCTCGTTTCAAATTTCTGAAGAACTTTACATTTGATTCCTATGACCTGCTGATTGTGCACGCCAACAATTCTGATGAAGGGCTCTATTACTGTGGAACTGAAGAGACAAAGgtggagaaagacaaaaataaaaatatgttgcagAAGACAATCCACCAATACGGCAACATCATCACAAAGATCACACTTG ATCAAACTGTTTGTCATTCAAATATCACCCAGACTGCAGAGGACTGTGCTGCATGCTGGAAGATGCTCTTCTCCCTCTGTCCAGCTCTTGCTCTTCTTTTTGTCCTCATTTCCTCAGCTACAGTTTGTCTGATTTACCAGAAAGCAG CTAAAAAAGCTCAAGAAAACAATAGGAGGCTTGAAATGAGAAGACAAACCAGGGAAACACAG GATGAAAATGTTTGCTACGCGGCTCTCGAAATCCATCGACCATCGCAGAGAccaaagaggaagaggaaaaccCAGCCTTCAGACTTCAGCACATATTCTGACCTCAAAACATCTGCGGTGTAG
- the LOC116720695 gene encoding uncharacterized protein LOC116720695 yields MLRLEGLLKKILCQGLFPWSHCSISASMLETIVRPGDNITIYCDCKVSTGIYVVWFRNCSHQYQPILVVDWKTSSYYERKITFPRFKFVKNESSNSYDLMIINVTNSDEGLYYCGTLENKVKQHENKNLFSQEAYLYGNITTKITLYTETHLPHRNISMPVEECGLCWKLLFTLCPVFSALSALLSAFLVYLLCQKSATIKAEKERGNTLRQTEEAQDENVCYAALEIHQPSQRRVVLWSHLSISTLVVEKTARPGENILLYCDCKQSSGVYIVWYKNSSHEDKPTLVLYVRIDLGTEKKFPHLKFLKNFTFDSYDLLIMHASNSDEGLYYCGTEETKLEIDRNKNIGSKTIHQYGNIATKIKLYSSVAPSNTTMSYEQCGLCWKLLFALCPAVFIFSTFLTSTFGFLLRWKTEMPRDKEEKCDSMRLPEKTEGNDVYFAALEVHLAFQKKKKRIIHTSDFCIFTDVIYNMKVED; encoded by the exons GGCTTTTTCCCTGGAGTCATTGCTCCATTTCTGCTTCGATGTTGGAGACGATTGTCCGGCCTGGAGACAACATCACCATTTACTGTGACTGCAAAGTGTCAACTGGAATATATGTAGTTTGGTTCAGGAACTGTTCCCATCAATACCAACCTATTCTTGTTGTAGACTGGAAGACGAGCTCTtattatgaaagaaaaatcacattCCCTCGTTTTAAATTTGTGAAGAATGAGTCGTCCAACTCCTATGACCTGATGATCATAAACGTCACTAATTCTGATGAGGGACTTTATTACTGTGGAACTTTGGAGAACAAGGTAAAGCAACAcgaaaacaaaaaccttttctctCAAGAAGCGTACCTCTATGGCAACATCACCACAAAGATCACACTCT ATACAGAAACTCATTTACCACACCGAAATATTTCCATGCCAGTGGAGGAATGTGGTTTGTGCTGGAAGCTGCTCTTTACTCTGTGTCCGGTTTTTTCTGCACTCTCAGCTCTCCTCTCCGCATTTCTTGTTTACCTGCTATGCCAAAAGTCAg CAACCATCAAagctgagaaagagagaggaaacaCTTTAAGACAAACAGAAGAAgcacag GATGAGAATGTGTGTTATGCTGCCCTGGAAATTCATCAGCCATCACAGAGAA gaGTTGTTTTATGGAGTCATTTGTCTATTTCCACATTAGTAGTGGAGAAAACAGCCAGACCTGGAGAAAACATCCTTCTCTACTGTGACTGCAAGCAGTCATCTGGAGTGTATATTGTTTGGTACAAGAATTCTTCACATGAAGACAAACCAACTCTTGTTCTATATGTAAGGATTGATTTAggaactgaaaagaaatttcctcatttaaaatttctgaagaacTTTACGTTTGATTCCTATGACCTGCTGATCATGCATGCTAGCAATTCTGATGAAGGGCTCTATTACTGTGGAACTGAAGAGACAAAGTTGGAgatagacagaaataaaaacattgggTCGAAGACAATTCACCAATACGGCAACATCGCCACCAAGATCAAACTCT ATTCCAGTGTTGCTCCTTCAAATACAACCATGTCTTATGAGCAGTGTGGTTTGTGCTGGAAGCTGCTCTTTGCTctgtgtcctgctgtttttattttttccaccttCTTGACCTCAACTTTTGGTTTTCTCCTTCGCTGGAAAACAG aaatgCCTCGTGATAAGGAGGAGAAATGTGACTCCATGAGACTACCAGAAAAAACAGAG ggGAACGATGTGTACTTTGCTGCCCTGGAAGTCCATCtggcatttcagaaaaaaaagaagagaataaTCCACACATCAGACTTCTGCATCTTTACTGATGTCATATACAACATGAAAGTCGaagattaa